AGAGAAAATATATGGTTCAAAATGTAATcgtcatttttttcatttttacttgCAGATATACGGCTGCAAGTATATGTCAAGGTGGTTTCAGTAGTGGCCTGCGGGCATGAAGGACGTTCAAGTGACTGACAAGCATACACCTTTCTTCCAAGGTGTTATATACACATACTTTATTGAGGATTCTTTTGCAGTCTTCTATGATATCATCATTCACAACTTTACCACTTCCAAGCTCAGCAAATGCACTCTTATCATGAATTTTACGACTACCATGTATTTGGCTGGTCAAAATGGGTTACACAGGAGTTACTTGTCCGAAACAACAAAAGCTACATTTTGCTAATCAGCAGGTCACTAGTCCTAAAAGTTACTGTCTGATATACATATGCAACAATAATCTCGCGGATTTGACCAAGTAATTTGGGTCTGGATGCATATTGACTTTTACAAGTGTGCACTCCATGCCTTCCAACCGGTATCAAGTACTCTAGGCATCCCATCATTACACTTAAAgacatatttattttcattaacaATACATAGATTTATCTAAACTCTTTGGTTCTAGCGAACTTATTTCCAAACGTTTATGCAAGAAAAATTATTATACTGCAACGAGAAAGTGAAATATGGCTATTCAAATGGAAGAATATAATAAGTACTTTTTTCTCTTTATCGTCCTGTCATTTGCAAATGGCTGCAAGTACCCGGCGAGGTGGTTTTAGTAGTGGCTCACGGGCATGAAGAACCGTCAAATTATTAACAAGCATGACATCACCTTTCTTCCAAGGTATTATAGCACATTCTTCATCCAGTATTCTCATGCAGTCTTCCATGATATCATCATCCACAGCTTCACCATTTCCAAGCTCAGCAAATGCACCCTTATCATGAATTTTACGACTACCATGTACTGGACCAGTCAAATTATTGAACCACGTCTTCCTTTGACTTTCCTTGTCGAATCTGATGGCGGGCATTGGACCTGCTATAACTTTGGCAGCATTTCCCATCCATTCGAGCCTTGTCCCCAGCTTCGCTGCCCTATCAATAATCAAACAACATTATTAAGTTACCATTTTAATATTCTTAATGAGTCAAACTAAAGTTAGCTAATTTTCTTGTGTAATATGATTTTAATGTACAAAGATTCACATAAACCTTTCCTCTGCAACTTTCTTGTCATCAGTATTGTACGCTGACTTCCAACCTCTACCAGTGGACGATGATGGTTGGTCCTCATCACCTGTCAAAATTATATACGTCACTCCATGCTCCTCGAGACGTGCAACAAACTCTGGGTGCCTTTCTTTCATCTTATCGTATACTATATGACTCAAAACTATCGGAGTCTGTCCCCCGCTTCCTGGTGCTTCTTcacaataaaaacatattttggaAGGGTAATCTGGAACCTGTTAGAAATGAATTGTTGGTGGAGTCACATAAGCTAGGGAAAGCGGTTACCCCTACTCATATTGCAAACTTTAGTGACTACTAAGATGTTAGCTCAATTAAATGAAAGAATTAGTTACGCACATATGCCATCTCATGATGGAAAGGGATTCGTTTATCAGGAGGAGTTTCATTAGCAGTGTAAACCCTGCCAATTACTTGGGTTCTAGAGGCCCGCCCACCAATGTAAGGTGCTTCAGGGTAGCCGAAAGCTTCCACAACATCATTAAAGTCAGAGGGAGAGGTAACAGGGAAGTCTCGGAAGAGAATAGCACCTCTTTCCTTTAAAAGAGAATCCAGCCATGGCATCTCAGCTTTGATAGCCTCTTCGAATACTGTAAAACTAGTGTTAATGGTTGGGGACAGCACTGCAGGGAACAGAACACTGTCACCATAAGATTTTTGCTCGGGTAATACTACTTCTTTGAAGAATCCTCCGATGGCCATTTAGACTGTGGCTCTAATAACTGTCTTTAGATCTTTTGCCTCTAAGCCAAGGtgtgtacatatatattaacttaGACGACTATTCTAACtatcttaatattttaaattttaatgatGCTAACgattgcttctttttttttgccACAAATAACTAGGTAACTTCTTCGCTGTGGTCGTCACGGAAAGGGAGATCTTTTGTTGCCAACGAAGGGTGCTAATGATGGATATTTTAATGACAGAAATTTGCATAGAGATTCGTGATTAACAATGCATATTTTAGGATGCATAGTAATATTCAAAATAGCCCCCATAGGTCATATCATTTCAAGTTTAACGAGCATTAAGATTACTTATTTGTAGAAACCATAGCTCATTGATCAATCTGGAACAATCTTACATAATGATTTGATAAAGAAAATAACAAACTTAAAGAGAAAAGGAGTCAAAGAAATTCGAAGTTTATTCTTTCTTAGATGATGAGTATATACAGATAACAACAACCTAGAAATTGTTACTATAGCA
The Erigeron canadensis isolate Cc75 chromosome 2, C_canadensis_v1, whole genome shotgun sequence DNA segment above includes these coding regions:
- the LOC122589671 gene encoding clavaminate synthase-like protein At3g21360 produces the protein MAIGGFFKEVVLPEQKSYGDSVLFPAVLSPTINTSFTVFEEAIKAEMPWLDSLLKERGAILFRDFPVTSPSDFNDVVEAFGYPEAPYIGGRASRTQVIGRVYTANETPPDKRIPFHHEMAYVPDYPSKICFYCEEAPGSGGQTPIVLSHIVYDKMKERHPEFVARLEEHGVTYIILTGDEDQPSSSTGRGWKSAYNTDDKKVAEERAAKLGTRLEWMGNAAKVIAGPMPAIRFDKESQRKTWFNNLTGPVHGSRKIHDKGAFAELGNGEAVDDDIMEDCMRILDEECAIIPWKKGDVMLVNNLTVLHAREPLLKPPRRVLAAICK